Below is a window of Mycolicibacterium chitae DNA.
TCGGTCCTGGCGGGCGCGGGCGGCCGCGACGGCGTCGGCGTCCGGTGCGGCCACCTCGGGAAACACCGAGGCCGCCATCAGGCTGCTGCCATCGGTGTTCAGGAGATCGGGTCGCCGCGGTTGACCAGCGGCTTCGGGGCGCGCATCCGGCGCAGCTGCGAAGCCCGCCCGGCGGCGTAGAAGCCGAGCCGCCAGTTGCTCTCGGTGTTGTCCGGGAACTTCGCGTCCACCATGTTGTTGACACGGCGGGCCAGCCAGATGGCGTCGATGGCCATCAGCGCCATCAGGATCAGCATGGCGGGGGAGATGTAGTACTGCACCTGCGGCACCGCGAGCATCGAGAAGATCATCAGCAACGCCGCGGGCATGAACAGGCCCAGCAGGTTGCGCCGGGAATCCACGATGTCGCGGACGTACCGGCGGACCGGCCCCTTGTCGCGCGGCAGCAGGTAGCCCTCCTCGCCGGCCATCATCCGCTCGCGGTTCTCGTTCAACCGGCTGCGGCGCTCGAGGCGCGCGGCCTTGCGCTCGGCCTTGGACAGCTTGGGTCCGGCGAGTTCCTTGCGGCGCTTGCGGGCCTCGGCCGTCGTCATCGGCGCGGGGGCCACCGGGCCCCTGCGGCGGCGCTCGTCACGCTTGGGCGTCGGGCGGCCCTTGGGCGCGGTGGTCCTGGTTGATTCGGCCGTCTCGACGTCCGAGGTTTCCTCGACGGTCGACTCCGAACCGGGTTCGTCAGCCGGGTTGGTGTCGCCGTCGCCGTTCTTTCGACCCAGCAGCTTCACGCCTGCCAGGTTACTTCGCAGCATCGGGTGCTCCGGCACATACCCGGCCGCGCCGGCCGGACAGTCGGCAGAACTACGGGAATAGCAGGGCGAGGAGGTACCGTTAGAAAAGTCGGTGGTAAGTGTGGTCACCGCGACCCACCCGCCGGAAAGCAACCCGCATGGGAACCCGAGGGAGAAGGTAATGACTGTTCAGGACGAGTCGGCGACCACCACGCATGGTGTGATCCTGACCTCTGCCGCCGCCGCCAAGGCGAAGTCACTGCTCGACCAGGAGGGCCGCGACGACCTGGCGCTTCGTATCGCCGTGCAGCCGGGTGGCTGCGCCGGACTGCGGTACAACCTGTACTTCGACGACCGGACG
It encodes the following:
- a CDS encoding DUF3043 domain-containing protein; translated protein: MKLLGRKNGDGDTNPADEPGSESTVEETSDVETAESTRTTAPKGRPTPKRDERRRRGPVAPAPMTTAEARKRRKELAGPKLSKAERKAARLERRSRLNENRERMMAGEEGYLLPRDKGPVRRYVRDIVDSRRNLLGLFMPAALLMIFSMLAVPQVQYYISPAMLILMALMAIDAIWLARRVNNMVDAKFPDNTESNWRLGFYAAGRASQLRRMRAPKPLVNRGDPIS
- a CDS encoding HesB/IscA family protein, which codes for MTVQDESATTTHGVILTSAAAAKAKSLLDQEGRDDLALRIAVQPGGCAGLRYNLYFDDRTLDGDLTVEFEGVNLTVDRMSAPYVEGASIDFVDTIEKQGFTIDNPQATGSCACGDSFN